From a single Planctellipticum variicoloris genomic region:
- the argH gene encoding argininosuccinate lyase — MAGKAWGGAFGEHTDPRVEKFTESISFDARLAAVDIRGSQAHARMLAEVGLITADECCQIVETLDVIGGEIGRGEFAYRTELEDIHMHIESALIQRIGDVGRKLHTGRSRNDQVSTDIKLYVRDCLDALDAQLVELQRAFVARTEIDEGVVLPGYTHLQRAQPVMAAHYWLAYCEKFERDRLRLQDCRARLNVSPLGAAALAGSSLPINRRITAELLGFDDVAANSLDVSSDRDYLAESIFAMSLIAIHLSGWAEEWILWCTTEFGFLKLPDAYTTGSSIMPQKRNPDVLELIRGKSARVVADVQQILTLLKGLPMAYNRDLQEDKLAFFDAFDTVYACLELAPSVVEHARLRTETIEARLEEGFLDATTLMEYLILRGVPMRTGHEVVGKLVRLCEQKKIRLAELPLAEFQAASDKITDDVYGVLGVRNVVARLQSEGSGGAGPVATQVQRWRERLASMPRTE, encoded by the coding sequence TTGGCTGGCAAAGCGTGGGGCGGGGCGTTCGGGGAGCATACGGATCCCCGCGTCGAAAAGTTCACCGAATCGATCAGCTTCGATGCCCGCCTCGCCGCGGTCGATATCCGCGGCTCGCAGGCCCATGCCCGGATGCTCGCCGAGGTCGGCCTGATCACCGCCGACGAATGCTGTCAGATCGTCGAAACCCTGGATGTCATCGGTGGCGAGATTGGCCGGGGGGAGTTCGCGTACCGCACGGAGCTCGAAGACATCCACATGCACATCGAGTCGGCCCTGATCCAGCGGATCGGAGACGTCGGCCGGAAGCTCCATACCGGCCGCAGCCGGAACGACCAGGTCTCGACGGACATCAAGCTCTACGTCCGCGATTGCCTCGACGCTCTCGATGCGCAACTGGTCGAATTGCAGCGGGCGTTTGTTGCGCGGACCGAGATCGACGAAGGTGTGGTTCTGCCCGGCTACACCCACCTGCAGCGGGCTCAGCCGGTGATGGCGGCCCATTACTGGCTGGCCTACTGCGAGAAGTTCGAACGGGATCGCCTCCGGCTACAGGATTGCCGCGCCCGGCTCAACGTTTCGCCTCTCGGGGCGGCGGCTCTCGCCGGGTCTTCGCTGCCGATCAATCGCCGAATCACAGCCGAACTGCTGGGCTTTGACGACGTCGCGGCCAACAGTCTCGACGTTTCCAGCGACCGGGATTACCTGGCGGAATCGATCTTTGCGATGTCGCTGATCGCGATTCATCTGAGCGGCTGGGCCGAGGAGTGGATTCTCTGGTGCACGACGGAGTTCGGCTTCCTGAAGCTGCCGGACGCCTACACCACCGGTTCGTCGATCATGCCGCAGAAGCGGAATCCCGACGTGCTGGAGCTGATTCGCGGCAAGTCGGCCCGCGTGGTCGCCGACGTCCAGCAGATCCTCACGCTGCTGAAAGGGCTGCCGATGGCCTACAATCGCGATCTGCAGGAAGACAAGCTGGCGTTCTTCGACGCCTTCGACACGGTCTACGCCTGCCTGGAACTCGCCCCTTCGGTGGTCGAGCACGCCCGGCTGCGAACCGAGACGATCGAAGCCCGCCTGGAAGAAGGCTTCCTGGACGCGACGACGCTGATGGAATATCTCATTCTGCGCGGCGTCCCGATGCGGACCGGCCACGAGGTGGTCGGCAAGCTGGTCCGCCTGTGCGAGCAGAAGAAGATTCGGCTGGCCGAGCTGCCGCTCGCCGAGTTTCAGGCGGCGAGCGACAAGATCACCGACGACGTCTACGGCGTGCTGGGGGTGCGCAACGTGGTCGCCCGGTTGCAGAGCGAGGGCTCGGGCGGGGCCGGCCCGGTGGCGACGCAGGTGCAGCGCTGGCGCGAGCGGTTGGCCTCCATGCCGCGGACCGAATGA
- the flhB gene encoding flagellar biosynthesis protein FlhB: MASDENGEKTELPTDRRRTQAREQGNIARSTDLAAAVVLMGATSALYFFGPEVVETLASYLRSSLTATPVFETDIPTFTKKTWQLVTLLAASVLPLMLVVAAGSLAINLAQAGFLWSPEALMPKFERLNPLSGAQRIVSIAALVKLGGSLFKLVAIASIAYWYVSYQVRSVHNIADMDLLLVLAHAGQSTVELGYYLSGTLLILAILDYGFQWWKHEQDMMMTKQELREEMKDMDGDPHTRMRRREAHRKLTEGRNLQAVKTADVVITNPTELAIAIKYDPATMPAPTIVAKGADEIAAQIRKIAAEHGIPIIERKPLARALYKSVKVGQQIPAEMYDVFIEILAYVYRITGRQPPMAA; this comes from the coding sequence GTGGCTTCCGACGAGAATGGTGAGAAGACAGAGCTGCCGACAGATCGCCGCCGGACGCAGGCGCGCGAGCAGGGGAATATTGCGCGCAGCACGGACCTGGCCGCTGCCGTCGTGCTGATGGGGGCGACCAGTGCCTTGTACTTCTTCGGTCCGGAAGTCGTCGAGACGCTGGCCAGCTATTTGCGATCATCGCTCACCGCGACGCCGGTCTTTGAGACCGACATCCCGACGTTCACGAAGAAGACCTGGCAACTGGTGACTCTGCTGGCGGCCAGCGTGTTGCCGCTGATGCTGGTTGTCGCCGCGGGGAGCCTGGCCATCAATCTGGCTCAGGCCGGCTTCCTCTGGTCGCCGGAAGCTCTGATGCCGAAGTTCGAGCGTCTCAATCCGCTCTCGGGGGCTCAGCGGATCGTCTCGATCGCCGCCCTGGTCAAGCTGGGGGGGAGCCTGTTCAAGCTGGTCGCCATCGCGTCGATTGCGTACTGGTACGTCTCGTACCAGGTGCGGAGCGTGCACAACATCGCCGACATGGATCTGCTCCTGGTGCTGGCGCATGCCGGGCAGTCGACGGTCGAACTGGGGTACTACCTCTCCGGGACGCTGCTGATCCTCGCCATCCTGGACTACGGCTTCCAATGGTGGAAGCACGAGCAGGACATGATGATGACCAAGCAGGAGCTGCGCGAGGAAATGAAGGATATGGACGGCGACCCGCACACGCGGATGCGGCGCCGCGAGGCTCACCGCAAACTGACGGAAGGCCGGAACCTGCAGGCGGTCAAGACGGCGGACGTGGTGATCACGAACCCGACTGAGCTGGCGATCGCTATCAAGTACGACCCGGCGACGATGCCGGCGCCGACGATCGTCGCCAAGGGGGCCGACGAGATCGCCGCCCAGATCCGGAAGATTGCCGCCGAGCATGGCATCCCGATCATCGAGCGGAAGCCGCTGGCGCGGGCTCTGTACAAGTCGGTCAAAGTGGGCCAGCAGATCCCGGCCGAGATGTACGACGTTTTCATCGAGATTCTGGCATACGTCTACCGCATCACAGGTCGGCAGCCGCCGATGGCGGCGTAG
- a CDS encoding flagellar biosynthetic protein FliR produces MLQPPAIDRLQNLAWQLLLPGAVEQFHTFILVLLRLSGLLFLGPIFGQSTIPPNVRILIIMMLAMIITPTLNSQARRGFERLDENGDGRLVREEVPPGLEPRFDTLQQAAHLSPDIGLAPEEYHVRPVWPTSWFELAWVAAGEISFGLMLGLGVTAILSGLQIAGQLIDQQSGFGLGEVFNPDLQTSGSITGQMLYMLGTAVFLMLDSVGGHLQMVRIMVETFQTFPPGTAFVSHSSIDLLRELVRQSLVIGVRIAAPVMVLMSLIDLTVGFLSHTVPQINVQTVGFALRAMLSFLFLAATLGGLGESVWDFLPETLDHFGEVLVLPES; encoded by the coding sequence ATGCTTCAGCCGCCGGCGATCGACCGCTTGCAAAACCTCGCCTGGCAGTTGCTGCTGCCCGGCGCCGTCGAGCAATTTCACACGTTCATTCTGGTGCTGCTGCGGCTCAGCGGGCTGCTGTTCCTCGGCCCGATCTTCGGACAGTCGACCATTCCGCCGAATGTCCGCATCCTGATCATCATGATGCTGGCGATGATCATTACTCCCACGCTGAACTCGCAGGCTCGGAGGGGCTTCGAGCGGCTCGATGAGAACGGCGACGGCCGCCTCGTCCGCGAAGAAGTCCCCCCGGGACTGGAGCCGCGCTTCGACACGCTGCAGCAGGCGGCTCACCTGTCGCCCGACATCGGCCTGGCGCCCGAGGAGTACCACGTGCGCCCGGTCTGGCCCACGAGCTGGTTCGAGCTGGCGTGGGTGGCGGCGGGGGAGATCAGCTTCGGTTTGATGCTGGGGCTGGGGGTGACGGCGATCCTGTCCGGATTGCAGATCGCCGGGCAGCTCATCGATCAGCAGAGCGGTTTCGGCCTGGGAGAAGTCTTCAATCCCGACCTGCAAACGTCCGGCTCGATCACCGGGCAGATGCTCTACATGCTCGGCACTGCGGTGTTTCTGATGCTCGATTCCGTCGGCGGGCACCTGCAGATGGTCCGCATCATGGTCGAGACCTTTCAGACGTTTCCGCCGGGGACGGCGTTTGTTTCTCACTCCTCGATCGATCTGCTGCGGGAGCTGGTCCGCCAGTCGCTGGTGATCGGGGTCCGGATCGCGGCCCCGGTGATGGTGCTGATGTCGCTGATCGATCTGACGGTCGGCTTTCTCAGCCACACCGTACCGCAGATCAATGTTCAGACGGTCGGCTTCGCGCTGCGGGCGATGTTGAGTTTTCTGTTCCTCGCCGCGACGCTCGGCGGCCTGGGGGAGTCGGTGTGGGATTTCCTGCCGGAAACGCTCGACCACTTTGGCGAGGTGCTGGTGCTGCCGGAGTCGTGA
- the fliQ gene encoding flagellar biosynthesis protein FliQ yields the protein MTIDSAVELCRNAVMLTLAIGLPVMVSAMAVGLLISIVQAVTQLQEQTLSFVPKLVTMVLVLLYTLPWALSLLVEYTTHLYRGIPGTI from the coding sequence ATGACCATCGACAGCGCCGTCGAACTCTGCCGCAATGCCGTGATGCTGACGCTGGCGATCGGCCTGCCGGTGATGGTGTCGGCGATGGCGGTCGGTCTGCTGATCAGCATCGTCCAGGCGGTGACTCAGCTTCAGGAGCAGACGCTGAGCTTCGTGCCGAAGCTGGTCACGATGGTGCTGGTGCTGCTCTACACGCTTCCGTGGGCGCTGTCGCTGCTGGTCGAGTACACCACGCATCTGTACCGCGGCATTCCCGGCACCATTTAG